One window of Metopolophium dirhodum isolate CAU chromosome 3, ASM1992520v1, whole genome shotgun sequence genomic DNA carries:
- the LOC132940756 gene encoding serine/threonine-protein kinase fused isoform X1, protein MNMNGNIWRREPYICTTDEVQYPRMEPEERLACWAQSHNYELGDKIGEGSFGKVFKALHKETNQIVAFKFIFKLDKLKTLQQEVDIQQKLHHPNIVKMIESFGNENGIALVMEFVPRSLKEIIETEGILSEERTQVIICHLVSALHYLHQKNILHRDLKPPNILLDNNDVAKLCDFGLARLMLTGTQVLTQASLKGTPLYMAPEVINSPVIPPMYNHNADLWSLGCIAYHLLCGKPPFDTKCLMHLVQMMKDQPIIWPDTVSAVCQNFLEQLLQKNPLQRLTWPGLLEHEFLKNNVYVIDMDQNEEIDVSTEFDNIVSPLNSMKINEEEEEDVEEEEEEEEEGDKEPSDSSTGHDFTSIEDTTEEDLRSSQSGWCSETCQELDVGCDKSNSMTDITTSNDFMSEEWIVFLRQSASEVVSGNITSMTQKSFILVVLSPLKSGTMSSKLLHYVVTVLAIPFVTPNIQQTEKDLITKIYIETQVIPCLMQAFSNAIKSPTRNCVSPAPPDSIGIQELGSLESVLLLVEGLCLDKPMECLKQLTESIYFLKILPLLQKCLSLSHGNTHLVTNTIAVLILTLIYLPCNIGLVQDIVLGKHSEGRISNVELHKLLRNNEDPSIRERTCVLLLHMTRLDPICLQEIWHQTLTNDIEFLKSDPCPNVVQAAIYTSELLKKTQFYQVETEQ, encoded by the exons ATGAATATGAATGGTAATATTTGGCGACGGGAGCCTTATATTTGTACAACAGATGAAGTACAATATCCAAGGATGGAACCTGAAGAGCGACTCGCTTGTTGGGCTCAAAGTCATAACTATGAATTAGGGGACAAGATAGGTGAAGGTTCATTTGGTAAAGTTTTCAAAGCCTTACACAAAGAAACCAACCAAATAGTtgctttcaaatttattttcaag CTCGACAAATTAAAAACGTTACAACAGGAAGTTGACATTCAACAGAAATTACACCATCCAAACATTGTCAAAATGATTGAGTCATTTGGAAATGAAAATGGG ATTGCCTTGGTCATGGAGTTTGTGCCTCGATCACTTAAAGAAATCATAGAAACTGAAGGTATACTGAGTGAAGAAAGGACACAGGTGATTATATGTCATCTTGTATCAGCTTTACACTACTTAcaccagaaaaatattttacacag ggATTTAAAAccaccaaatattttattggacaACAATGATGTTGCAAAATTATGTGATTTTGGTTTAGCAAGGCTTATGTTAACTGGCACTCAAGTATTAACTCAAGCATCACTCAAAGGAACCCCTCTTTATATGGCTCCTGAAGTGATAAATTCTCCTGTTATACCTCCAATGTACAATCATAATGCAGATTTATG gtcATTGGGATGTATAGCATATCATTTACTATGTGGAAAACCTCCTTTTGATACAAAATGTTTGATGCATTTAGTTCAAATGATGAAAGATCAACCAATAATTTGGCCAGATACTGTGTCAGCTGTTTGTCAGAACTTTTTAGAACAACTATTGCAAAAAAATCCGTTACAAAGGTTAACGTGGCCTGGCCTATTAGaacatgaatttttaaaaaacaacgtatacGTGATAGATATGGATCAAAATGAGGAAATAGATGTCTCAACagaatttgataatattgtgtCACCATTAAACtcaatgaaaataaatgaagaagaagaagaagatgtagaagaagaagaagaagaagaagaagaagggGACAAAGAACCCTCGGATTCTTCTACTGGTCATGATTTTACATCTATAGAAGACAC AACTGAAGAGGACTTGCGTTCAAGTCAATCAGGTTGGTGTTCTGAAACTTGTCAAGAGTTAGATGTGGGTTGTGATAAATCTAACTCTATGACCGATATTACAACATCTAATGATTTTATGAGCGAAGAATGGATTGTATTTCTACGACAAAGTGCTTCTgaa gttgtTTCTGGGAATATAACATCTATGACtcaaaaaagttttattctGGTAGTATTGTCTCCCTTAAAAAGTGGTACCATGTCTTCCAAATTATTACACTATGTTGTTACTGTTCTAGCAATACCTTTTGTTACTCCAAATATTCAACAAACTGAGAAAGACTTAATaactaaa ATCTATATTGAAACTCAAGTCATTCCGTGTTTAATGCAAGCATTTTCTAATGCTATCAAATCTCCTACACGTAACTGTGTATCACCTGCACCACCTGACAGTATTGGCATTCAAGAATTAGGCAGTCTAGAATCGGTGCTTCTATTAGTAGAAGGATTATGCTTGGACAAACCTATGGAATGTCTTAAGCAACTTACTGAGAGTatctattttttgaaaattctaccattattacaaaaatgtttatctttGAGTCATGGTAATACACATTTAGTTACTAATACAATTGCCGTATTGatattaactttaatatatttgCCATGCAACATTGGTTTAGTGCAAGACATAGTTCTTGGGAAACATTCGGAAG GTAGAATTTCAAATGTTGAGCTACATAAATTGCTTAGAAACAATGAAGACCCGTCCATAAGAGAAAGAACATGTGTCCTTTTATTACATATGACTAGACTAGATCCTATTTGTCTTCAAGAAATTTGGCATCAAACTCTTACAAATGATATCGAGTTTTTAAAAAGTGACCCATGCCCCAATGTTGTCCAG GCTGCTATTTATACATCTGAACTATTGAAGAAAACACAATTTTACCAAGTGGAAACAGAACAATGa
- the LOC132940757 gene encoding uncharacterized protein LOC132940757 isoform X3, producing MKFIKGKRPQNGQSGRTKAFQALRQGGTRNRLRVAAANKASKVKRLRAIQKHSTNGKLNNKNMMSKNNARVAMNVVDARVKLLQKALEKPTVIVDARQKLTKQKDAREKIQERRLHSTPYDTMQYVETSRGHSNNLGRVKIDRRGILTVKSILDERATSHHSEFRDRRPDRQSSVNQGRFDGVEKRRSSNTFNSELNTFRSDRPIEEIRPVRRDMRMSRRPIQNTQSMRRPPERPTRPMRVNDKPYNRPMAMDYEDSMEWEDTNRYSPTPVMRRNVGNTMFNHDGYQDDLSDRNSRNHRGLSETLRSRLDSHQTALAKRARPPIGHKIIISNLEPSVTCEDIRELFADIGDLLESKVIRPGVAEVIYNRRADAIQAVDVYHNRQLDGRPMKCDMNKS from the exons atgaagttcATAAAAGGAAAGAGACCCCAAAATGGCCAATCAGG ACGTACTAAAGCTTTCCAAGCTCTTCGGCAAGGTGGTACTCGTAATCGTTTACGTGTAGCAGCAGCCAACAAGGCATCCAAGGTAAAACGTTTAAGAGCCATTCAAAAGCACTCTACCAATGGCaaacttaacaataaaaatatgatgtcAAAAAATAATGCTAGAGTAGCAATGAATGTGGTTGATGCTCGTGTTAAACTATTGCAAAAGGCTTTAGAAAAACCAACAGTGATAGTAGATGCTAGACAAAAGTTAACAAAACAAAAGGATGCTCGTGAAAAAATTCAGGAACGTCGTTTACATTCAACACCATATGAT acaaTGCAATATGTGGAAACGTCAAGAGGCCATTCCAATAACTTAGGTCGTGTAAAAATTGACCGCCGTGGTATTCTTACTGTCAAGTCTATTTTAGATGAAAGAGCAACATCGCATCATTCTGAATTTAGAGATAGAAGACCAGACAGACAGTCTTCTGTAAATCAAGGACGTTTTGATGGTGTAGAAAAAAGACGCAGTAGTAACACTTTCAATTCAGAGCTGAATACATTTAGAa GTGACAGACCTATTGAAGAAATTAGACCAGTGAGACGGGATATGAGAATGTCGAGACGTCCAATACAAAACACACAGTCTATGAGACGACCACCAGAGCGTCCTACAAGACCAATGAGAGTTAATGATAAACCATATAATAGACCTATGGCAATGGATTATGAGGATTCAATGGAATGGGAAGATACTAATAGATACTCTCCAACACCG GTAATGAGACGGAATGTTGGAAATACAATGTTCAATCATGATGGATATCAAGATGATTTATCAGATAGAAATTcaag gaatcATAGAGGGTTGAGTGAAACATTACGTTCAAGATTGGACTCTCATCAAACAGCCTTAGCTAAGCGTGCACGACCACCTATAGgccataaaattattatatccaacTTAGAACCATCTGTGACATGTGAAGATATAAGA gAACTATTTGCAGACATAGGAGATTTATTAGAATCTAAAGTGATTCGACCTGGTGTTGCTGAAGTGATTTACAATCGTCGTGCTGATGCTATACAAGCAGTAGATGTATATCACAACAGACAGCTGGATGGCAGGCCTATGAAATGTGACATG aacAAGTCGTAG
- the LOC132940756 gene encoding serine/threonine-protein kinase fused isoform X2 — protein sequence MNMNGNIWRREPYICTTDEVQYPRMEPEERLACWAQSHNYELGDKIGEGSFGKVFKALHKETNQIVAFKFIFKLDKLKTLQQEVDIQQKLHHPNIVKMIESFGNENGIALVMEFVPRSLKEIIETEGILSEERTQVIICHLVSALHYLHQKNILHRDLKPPNILLDNNDVAKLCDFGLARLMLTGTQVLTQASLKGTPLYMAPEVINSPVIPPMYNHNADLWSLGCIAYHLLCGKPPFDTKCLMHLVQMMKDQPIIWPDTVSAVCQNFLEQLLQKNPLQRLTWPGLLEHEFLKNNVYVIDMDQNEEIDVSTEFDNIVSPLNSMKINEEEEEDVEEEEEEEEEGDKEPSDSSTGHDFTSIEDTTEEDLRSSQSGWCSETCQELDVGCDKSNSMTDITTSNDFMSEEWIVFLRQSASEVVSGNITSMTQKSFILVVLSPLKSGTMSSKLLHYVVTVLAIPFVTPNIQQTEKDLITKIYIETQVIPCLMQAFSNAIKSPTRNCVSPAPPDSIGIQELGSLESVLLLVEGLCLDKPMECLKQLTESIYFLKILPLLQKCLSLSHVQDIVLGKHSEGRISNVELHKLLRNNEDPSIRERTCVLLLHMTRLDPICLQEIWHQTLTNDIEFLKSDPCPNVVQAAIYTSELLKKTQFYQVETEQ from the exons ATGAATATGAATGGTAATATTTGGCGACGGGAGCCTTATATTTGTACAACAGATGAAGTACAATATCCAAGGATGGAACCTGAAGAGCGACTCGCTTGTTGGGCTCAAAGTCATAACTATGAATTAGGGGACAAGATAGGTGAAGGTTCATTTGGTAAAGTTTTCAAAGCCTTACACAAAGAAACCAACCAAATAGTtgctttcaaatttattttcaag CTCGACAAATTAAAAACGTTACAACAGGAAGTTGACATTCAACAGAAATTACACCATCCAAACATTGTCAAAATGATTGAGTCATTTGGAAATGAAAATGGG ATTGCCTTGGTCATGGAGTTTGTGCCTCGATCACTTAAAGAAATCATAGAAACTGAAGGTATACTGAGTGAAGAAAGGACACAGGTGATTATATGTCATCTTGTATCAGCTTTACACTACTTAcaccagaaaaatattttacacag ggATTTAAAAccaccaaatattttattggacaACAATGATGTTGCAAAATTATGTGATTTTGGTTTAGCAAGGCTTATGTTAACTGGCACTCAAGTATTAACTCAAGCATCACTCAAAGGAACCCCTCTTTATATGGCTCCTGAAGTGATAAATTCTCCTGTTATACCTCCAATGTACAATCATAATGCAGATTTATG gtcATTGGGATGTATAGCATATCATTTACTATGTGGAAAACCTCCTTTTGATACAAAATGTTTGATGCATTTAGTTCAAATGATGAAAGATCAACCAATAATTTGGCCAGATACTGTGTCAGCTGTTTGTCAGAACTTTTTAGAACAACTATTGCAAAAAAATCCGTTACAAAGGTTAACGTGGCCTGGCCTATTAGaacatgaatttttaaaaaacaacgtatacGTGATAGATATGGATCAAAATGAGGAAATAGATGTCTCAACagaatttgataatattgtgtCACCATTAAACtcaatgaaaataaatgaagaagaagaagaagatgtagaagaagaagaagaagaagaagaagaagggGACAAAGAACCCTCGGATTCTTCTACTGGTCATGATTTTACATCTATAGAAGACAC AACTGAAGAGGACTTGCGTTCAAGTCAATCAGGTTGGTGTTCTGAAACTTGTCAAGAGTTAGATGTGGGTTGTGATAAATCTAACTCTATGACCGATATTACAACATCTAATGATTTTATGAGCGAAGAATGGATTGTATTTCTACGACAAAGTGCTTCTgaa gttgtTTCTGGGAATATAACATCTATGACtcaaaaaagttttattctGGTAGTATTGTCTCCCTTAAAAAGTGGTACCATGTCTTCCAAATTATTACACTATGTTGTTACTGTTCTAGCAATACCTTTTGTTACTCCAAATATTCAACAAACTGAGAAAGACTTAATaactaaa ATCTATATTGAAACTCAAGTCATTCCGTGTTTAATGCAAGCATTTTCTAATGCTATCAAATCTCCTACACGTAACTGTGTATCACCTGCACCACCTGACAGTATTGGCATTCAAGAATTAGGCAGTCTAGAATCGGTGCTTCTATTAGTAGAAGGATTATGCTTGGACAAACCTATGGAATGTCTTAAGCAACTTACTGAGAGTatctattttttgaaaattctaccattattacaaaaatgtttatctttGAGTCATG TGCAAGACATAGTTCTTGGGAAACATTCGGAAG GTAGAATTTCAAATGTTGAGCTACATAAATTGCTTAGAAACAATGAAGACCCGTCCATAAGAGAAAGAACATGTGTCCTTTTATTACATATGACTAGACTAGATCCTATTTGTCTTCAAGAAATTTGGCATCAAACTCTTACAAATGATATCGAGTTTTTAAAAAGTGACCCATGCCCCAATGTTGTCCAG GCTGCTATTTATACATCTGAACTATTGAAGAAAACACAATTTTACCAAGTGGAAACAGAACAATGa
- the LOC132940757 gene encoding uncharacterized protein LOC132940757 isoform X2 — translation MKFIKGKRPQNGQSGRTKAFQALRQGGTRNRLRVAAANKASKVKRLRAIQKHSTNGKLNNKNMMSKNNARVAMNVVDARVKLLQKALEKPTVIVDARQKLTKQKDAREKIQERRLHSTPYDTMQYVETSRGHSNNLGRVKIDRRGILTVKSILDERATSHHSEFRDRRPDRQSSVNQGRFDGVEKRRSSNTFNSELNTFRSDRPIEEIRPVRRDMRMSRRPIQNTQSMRRPPERPTRPMRVNDKPYNRPMAMDYEDSMEWEDTNRYSPTPVMRRNVGNTMFNHDGYQDDLSDRNSRNHRGLSETLRSRLDSHQTALAKRARPPIGHKIIISNLEPSVTCEDIRELFADIGDLLESKVIRPGVAEVIYNRRADAIQAVDVYHNRQLDGRPMKCDMVRNAGSNSGPISVSGSLFKRKREH, via the exons atgaagttcATAAAAGGAAAGAGACCCCAAAATGGCCAATCAGG ACGTACTAAAGCTTTCCAAGCTCTTCGGCAAGGTGGTACTCGTAATCGTTTACGTGTAGCAGCAGCCAACAAGGCATCCAAGGTAAAACGTTTAAGAGCCATTCAAAAGCACTCTACCAATGGCaaacttaacaataaaaatatgatgtcAAAAAATAATGCTAGAGTAGCAATGAATGTGGTTGATGCTCGTGTTAAACTATTGCAAAAGGCTTTAGAAAAACCAACAGTGATAGTAGATGCTAGACAAAAGTTAACAAAACAAAAGGATGCTCGTGAAAAAATTCAGGAACGTCGTTTACATTCAACACCATATGAT acaaTGCAATATGTGGAAACGTCAAGAGGCCATTCCAATAACTTAGGTCGTGTAAAAATTGACCGCCGTGGTATTCTTACTGTCAAGTCTATTTTAGATGAAAGAGCAACATCGCATCATTCTGAATTTAGAGATAGAAGACCAGACAGACAGTCTTCTGTAAATCAAGGACGTTTTGATGGTGTAGAAAAAAGACGCAGTAGTAACACTTTCAATTCAGAGCTGAATACATTTAGAa GTGACAGACCTATTGAAGAAATTAGACCAGTGAGACGGGATATGAGAATGTCGAGACGTCCAATACAAAACACACAGTCTATGAGACGACCACCAGAGCGTCCTACAAGACCAATGAGAGTTAATGATAAACCATATAATAGACCTATGGCAATGGATTATGAGGATTCAATGGAATGGGAAGATACTAATAGATACTCTCCAACACCG GTAATGAGACGGAATGTTGGAAATACAATGTTCAATCATGATGGATATCAAGATGATTTATCAGATAGAAATTcaag gaatcATAGAGGGTTGAGTGAAACATTACGTTCAAGATTGGACTCTCATCAAACAGCCTTAGCTAAGCGTGCACGACCACCTATAGgccataaaattattatatccaacTTAGAACCATCTGTGACATGTGAAGATATAAGA gAACTATTTGCAGACATAGGAGATTTATTAGAATCTAAAGTGATTCGACCTGGTGTTGCTGAAGTGATTTACAATCGTCGTGCTGATGCTATACAAGCAGTAGATGTATATCACAACAGACAGCTGGATGGCAGGCCTATGAAATGTGACATGGTGAGGAATGCTGGTTCTAACAGTGGGCCAATATCTGTATCTGG GTCATTATTTAAAAGGAAAAGAGAACAttga
- the LOC132940757 gene encoding uncharacterized protein LOC132940757 isoform X1: MKFIKGKRPQNGQSGRTKAFQALRQGGTRNRLRVAAANKASKVKRLRAIQKHSTNGKLNNKNMMSKNNARVAMNVVDARVKLLQKALEKPTVIVDARQKLTKQKDAREKIQERRLHSTPYDTMQYVETSRGHSNNLGRVKIDRRGILTVKSILDERATSHHSEFRDRRPDRQSSVNQGRFDGVEKRRSSNTFNSELNTFRSDRPIEEIRPVRRDMRMSRRPIQNTQSMRRPPERPTRPMRVNDKPYNRPMAMDYEDSMEWEDTNRYSPTPVMRRNVGNTMFNHDGYQDDLSDRNSRNHRGLSETLRSRLDSHQTALAKRARPPIGHKIIISNLEPSVTCEDIRELFADIGDLLESKVIRPGVAEVIYNRRADAIQAVDVYHNRQLDGRPMKCDMVRNAGSNSGPISVSGTSRRMPTRGADLYKPSAYVGYDLDAVHTALFNNK, translated from the exons atgaagttcATAAAAGGAAAGAGACCCCAAAATGGCCAATCAGG ACGTACTAAAGCTTTCCAAGCTCTTCGGCAAGGTGGTACTCGTAATCGTTTACGTGTAGCAGCAGCCAACAAGGCATCCAAGGTAAAACGTTTAAGAGCCATTCAAAAGCACTCTACCAATGGCaaacttaacaataaaaatatgatgtcAAAAAATAATGCTAGAGTAGCAATGAATGTGGTTGATGCTCGTGTTAAACTATTGCAAAAGGCTTTAGAAAAACCAACAGTGATAGTAGATGCTAGACAAAAGTTAACAAAACAAAAGGATGCTCGTGAAAAAATTCAGGAACGTCGTTTACATTCAACACCATATGAT acaaTGCAATATGTGGAAACGTCAAGAGGCCATTCCAATAACTTAGGTCGTGTAAAAATTGACCGCCGTGGTATTCTTACTGTCAAGTCTATTTTAGATGAAAGAGCAACATCGCATCATTCTGAATTTAGAGATAGAAGACCAGACAGACAGTCTTCTGTAAATCAAGGACGTTTTGATGGTGTAGAAAAAAGACGCAGTAGTAACACTTTCAATTCAGAGCTGAATACATTTAGAa GTGACAGACCTATTGAAGAAATTAGACCAGTGAGACGGGATATGAGAATGTCGAGACGTCCAATACAAAACACACAGTCTATGAGACGACCACCAGAGCGTCCTACAAGACCAATGAGAGTTAATGATAAACCATATAATAGACCTATGGCAATGGATTATGAGGATTCAATGGAATGGGAAGATACTAATAGATACTCTCCAACACCG GTAATGAGACGGAATGTTGGAAATACAATGTTCAATCATGATGGATATCAAGATGATTTATCAGATAGAAATTcaag gaatcATAGAGGGTTGAGTGAAACATTACGTTCAAGATTGGACTCTCATCAAACAGCCTTAGCTAAGCGTGCACGACCACCTATAGgccataaaattattatatccaacTTAGAACCATCTGTGACATGTGAAGATATAAGA gAACTATTTGCAGACATAGGAGATTTATTAGAATCTAAAGTGATTCGACCTGGTGTTGCTGAAGTGATTTACAATCGTCGTGCTGATGCTATACAAGCAGTAGATGTATATCACAACAGACAGCTGGATGGCAGGCCTATGAAATGTGACATGGTGAGGAATGCTGGTTCTAACAGTGGGCCAATATCTGTATCTGG aacAAGTCGTAGAATGCCTACACGTGGTGCTGATTTGTATAAACCATCGGCGTATGTCGGTTATGATTTAGATGCAGTACATActgcattatttaataataaataa